A single region of the Candidatus Binatus sp. genome encodes:
- a CDS encoding cold-shock protein has translation MANGTVKWFSPKKGYGFITMEDGQEVFVHYSAIDGAGFRSLEQGERVEFEVAQGPKGLQASNVNKG, from the coding sequence ATGGCTAACGGGACGGTTAAGTGGTTCAGCCCGAAGAAGGGCTACGGCTTCATCACGATGGAGGACGGGCAGGAAGTGTTCGTTCATTATAGCGCCATCGATGGAGCAGGTTTCCGCTCGCTCGAGCAGGGGGAGCGCGTCGAGTTCGAGGTCGCGCAAGGGCCCAAGGGATTGCAGGCCTCAAACGTCAACAAGGGATAG
- a CDS encoding enoyl-CoA hydratase/isomerase family protein yields MKYSEYQHLLFERRDDGVLLITINRPEVLNATNSRLHWELSRVWLDVADDDETNVVVITGAGRAFSAGGDLDMIAQMTASAANVGKAWKEAGDIVYNMINLDKPIISAINGVAVGAGLAVAFMADISIASEAMRITDGHLRLGVAAGDHAVIIWPLLCGMAKAKYYLMTAEFIDGKEAERIGLVSLCVPADKLMDKAMEVARKLARGPQQAVRFTKRSLNNWLRVAGPAFDASLALEMMGFFGADLSEGVAALQEKRQPSFPGFAKPKG; encoded by the coding sequence GTGAAATACAGCGAGTACCAGCATCTCCTGTTCGAGCGCCGCGACGACGGCGTCCTGCTCATCACGATCAATCGTCCCGAGGTGCTCAACGCCACCAACAGCCGCCTCCATTGGGAGTTGAGCCGCGTGTGGCTCGACGTTGCCGACGACGACGAAACCAATGTCGTGGTGATCACCGGCGCCGGGCGCGCGTTTTCAGCGGGCGGCGACCTCGACATGATTGCGCAGATGACGGCGAGCGCGGCCAACGTAGGCAAGGCCTGGAAGGAAGCCGGCGACATCGTTTACAACATGATCAATCTCGACAAGCCAATCATCTCCGCGATCAACGGCGTCGCCGTCGGCGCGGGATTGGCGGTCGCGTTCATGGCGGATATCAGCATCGCGTCGGAGGCGATGCGCATCACCGACGGACATTTGCGCCTCGGCGTCGCGGCCGGAGATCATGCGGTGATCATCTGGCCGCTGCTGTGCGGCATGGCCAAGGCGAAGTACTACCTGATGACGGCGGAATTCATCGACGGCAAGGAGGCCGAGCGCATCGGGCTGGTGAGCCTGTGCGTTCCCGCCGACAAGCTGATGGACAAGGCGATGGAAGTCGCGCGCAAGCTCGCGCGCGGCCCGCAACAGGCGGTGAGATTCACCAAACGCTCGCTCAACAATTGGCTGCGCGTTGCAGGCCCGGCGTTCGACGCATCGCTGGCGCTCGAGATGATGGGATTTTTCGGCGCCGATTTGAGCGAGGGCGTCGCCGCCTTGCAGGAAAAACGCCAACCGTCCTTCCCGGGCTTCGCCAAGCCCAAGGGCTAA
- a CDS encoding class I fructose-bisphosphate aldolase, whose translation MTKRVREILGYYDCENAGVRSNLARMLNHGKLAGTGKFVILPVDQGFEHGPARSFAVNPPAYDPRYHFQLAIDAGCNAYAAPLGFLEAGAAEYAGEIPLILKANNHDVLNEEKDPALAVTASVKDALRLGCAAIGLTIYPGSTQEKSMYQEAREIGEEAKANGLPLVLWSYPRGSGVSKQGETALDVVAYAAQIAAQLGANMIKVKPPTAFIELAEAKKVYDANKVPLEPFSARIKHVMQSAFDGRRIVIFSGGAKETDDSLLNTVRGIHAGGGYGSIIGRNSFQRPKPEAIALLGKVIDIYKS comes from the coding sequence ATGACCAAGCGCGTTCGAGAGATTCTTGGCTATTACGACTGCGAAAACGCCGGCGTGCGCAGCAACCTGGCGCGGATGCTCAACCACGGCAAGCTCGCGGGCACCGGCAAATTCGTAATCCTGCCCGTGGACCAGGGCTTCGAGCATGGCCCGGCGCGAAGCTTCGCGGTCAATCCGCCCGCCTATGACCCGCGCTATCACTTTCAGCTCGCCATCGATGCGGGCTGCAACGCATACGCGGCGCCGCTGGGATTTCTCGAGGCGGGCGCGGCCGAGTACGCCGGCGAGATTCCGCTCATCCTGAAGGCCAACAATCACGACGTTCTCAACGAGGAAAAAGATCCCGCGCTGGCCGTGACCGCCAGCGTCAAGGACGCTCTGCGGCTGGGATGCGCGGCGATCGGACTTACGATCTACCCGGGCTCGACCCAGGAGAAGTCGATGTACCAGGAGGCGCGCGAAATCGGCGAAGAGGCCAAGGCCAATGGACTGCCGCTGGTCCTGTGGTCGTATCCGCGCGGCTCCGGTGTCAGCAAGCAGGGCGAGACCGCGCTCGACGTGGTCGCGTACGCGGCGCAAATCGCGGCGCAGCTCGGTGCGAACATGATCAAGGTCAAGCCGCCCACCGCTTTTATCGAACTGGCCGAGGCCAAAAAAGTGTACGACGCCAACAAGGTTCCGCTCGAGCCGTTCTCGGCGCGCATCAAGCACGTCATGCAGTCGGCCTTCGACGGCCGGCGCATCGTGATTTTCTCGGGCGGCGCCAAGGAAACCGACGACTCGTTGCTGAACACCGTCCGCGGGATCCACGCCGGCGGCGGTTACGGCTCGATCATCGGCCGCAACAGCTTTCAGCGTCCGAAACCCGAAGCGATCGCGCTGCTCGGCAAGGTCATCGACATTTACAAAAGTTGA